The genomic region GAAAACACTTTAATCTTTTTATTATCTTTATCAAGATTAGTGACCGAAACAAGTGAAGCCTCAACGATGCCCCGCTCCGGAACAAACAGAATCACCTGACTATGAACATTATTGCAAACAACTTCAATTGAAATATATGAAAGATGATATTCGCATATAAATTTCTCATAAAACACATCCGGATTTTCTTTGATTATTGACCAGAACTTACCAGTAACTTCATCCCTGACAAAAAGATCGAACCCTTTCAGAGAACCCATAGCTACAAAGTCCCGATGTGTAAACAAATTTTCACCTGACGGAGAAAAAACCGAACAAGCTGAGTCGTTAAAAAGCATATATTGCCATTTATATGGAGGTTTTCTGTGAATTATAACCTGTTGGTAATCTTCGCTATATTTAAGGTACCTCATCCGGTCTCCAGTTATAACTACAAGACTATTAATCGTGGGACAAAAAAACTCAAGAAGGGCCTGTTAACAACGAATAAAAAGAACCGACCTTCTCAATATATCAAAAATACTCGATTATGTTATAATAACCTTGTCTTTTTGTCAAAACTCAATACAAATTTTATTGTAATCATTGAGTTACAGCAGAAAAAACAATAAACATTGTTATATATTTTATTTGTACCCGAGTTAAAAAGGCAGGAGGCGTCATGACTACAATTAAAACTCGATTTGCACCATCCCCGACTGGACACCTTCATATTGGAGGAGCCAGAACAGCACTCTATTCATATCTATTTGCGAAACAGAATAACGGCAAGTTCATCCTTCGAATCGAAGATACCGATAAGGAACGATCAGATGACAGATTTTCACAAGATATTATCAATGCGTTATTATGGCTTGGCATCACATGGGATGAAGGCCCATATTATCAATCGAAAAGAATTGACATATATAACGAATATAGCAATATTCTGCTGAAGCAAGGTCTGGCCTATAAAAAAGACGAGGCTGTATTTTTTAGAATACCCGAGACGGATAGAATAGAAATTAACGATCTTATCCATGGGAAGATTACGTTCAACACAAAAGAACTAAACGATTTCGTAATCATCAAAAGCGATGGATATCCGGCTTTTCACTTTGCTGTCGTCATTGATGACGCAGTTATGGGCATTACTCATATCATTCGAGGAGACGATCATATCAGCAACACACCGAAGCAACTGCTACTGTATCAAGCATTAGAACTCACCATACCGGTATACGCTCACCTACCGCTTATCGTGGGAAAAGATCATACTCCGCTAAGCAAAAGACATGGCGACACTGCCTTGTCGGAATACCAAAAACATGGTTATTTGCCGGACTCCCTGGTTAATTTCCTGGCAAGGATGGGCTGGGGCTACCAGAACCAGGAAATATTCAGCATGGATGAACTAATTTCTCTTTTTGATGTAAAAAAAGTCAGCAAATCCCCGGCAGTATTCGATACCATTAAACTCAACTGGATTAACGCCCAATACTTAAAAAAATCCTCACCAGACTATATCTACCAGCAAATACAGGAAAAAGTCACTATGTCAGAACAAGAGGCACTTCCACTCATCAACCTCTTTTTACCCAAAGCCGCAAATATTAATGAGTTAGTTGATGGCATCAACTATTGCACCTCTTACGAATATCCTTTTGAAGAAGAACTGATGGCAACCTATCTTTCTAAAGAAGACACAAATTTGCTGCTGGATGAAACGACCAAAGAACTCAAAAAAATCGATGGCTGGAATACTGAAACCATAGAAACCGCTATTCGTACCTTAGCTCAAAATAAAGGCATAAAAGCAGCACAGATAATTCACCCACTCAGAGCAGCCTTAACCGGACGAAAAATAACTCCTGGAATTTTTGAGCTAATGGAAGTTCTAGGGAAAGAAAAAACCATTACCAGGCTGTTGAACAAAAGCTGGTTAGCTAAAAGATCCTAGCCGGCTCGGAATATACCAGAAAAAAAGTTATAACTTACTTTTATTCTAGTACGTCATATTAATTTGATATTGTTCACTGTACATTTAATTCTTTCGAAAAAAAAGCTATAATTAATAGTAATAACAATAAAACAATATGAATATTAAATGAACCAAACAAACAAAACTATAATTAACGCTAAATTTGTAATGCCTATTTTTACCTCTGGGATACTTATTATCTCGACAATAATTCCTTTTATTTCAGCAAAAACTATCATTATTCCGGTTTCACTTAAACTGTTTATCATTATAACTTCAATAGTGTTTGCAACACTACCTTCACTCCTTAAATATAAAAAAAACCATGAAAACTATAGTCTTCTCCTCAAAAATCTTTCAGTCGCTTTTCTCACTTCAGTATGCATCCTCCTAACCGGAGGGATAAATAGTCCTAGCTATTTTCTGCTACTCATATTGGCACTTTTCTGCAATACCGGGCTTTCCTACCGGCATAAAATATTTTATACAAGTGGAAGCGCACTTTTTTTTATACTCTCTGCAGTGGTTTCGCAGGTTTCCTATAGTAATTATAATCTTGGTGCTTATAACGTATTGATGCTTACACTCCAGGTGTTCATGCTTTTTATCGTCGCACTTGCTCCCGCCCTCCCCATCGGTAAGCCAGAAGCCGATCCTGTAGAACTGAAACCCATTAAAGAAGAACATCCTCTACCGGATAAGATTCAGTCATTAGGTATCTTAGTCGGCGGGATATCGCACGAGCTAAAGACCCCGCTTACCAGTATTATGGGATTCGCGGAACTCTCTCTTCAAAAAATCATAAAAAATGCAGCTGATATCGGCGAGATAAAAGAATATCTAAAAATCATTATTCAATCTTCAGATCACTGTCTTATCATAATTCAGGACTTACTTGATTTTGCCAGACCCGCAAAAACTGACAGAAAAGTCTTCCGTATGATAAATATTAATAATTGCATAGATAGCACAGTTAAAATTA from Candidatus Margulisiibacteriota bacterium harbors:
- a CDS encoding glutamate--tRNA ligase, with product MTTIKTRFAPSPTGHLHIGGARTALYSYLFAKQNNGKFILRIEDTDKERSDDRFSQDIINALLWLGITWDEGPYYQSKRIDIYNEYSNILLKQGLAYKKDEAVFFRIPETDRIEINDLIHGKITFNTKELNDFVIIKSDGYPAFHFAVVIDDAVMGITHIIRGDDHISNTPKQLLLYQALELTIPVYAHLPLIVGKDHTPLSKRHGDTALSEYQKHGYLPDSLVNFLARMGWGYQNQEIFSMDELISLFDVKKVSKSPAVFDTIKLNWINAQYLKKSSPDYIYQQIQEKVTMSEQEALPLINLFLPKAANINELVDGINYCTSYEYPFEEELMATYLSKEDTNLLLDETTKELKKIDGWNTETIETAIRTLAQNKGIKAAQIIHPLRAALTGRKITPGIFELMEVLGKEKTITRLLNKSWLAKRS